A genomic window from Hyphomicrobium album includes:
- a CDS encoding FecCD family ABC transporter permease, with amino-acid sequence MTDDALPLHAQRTEGVQRLSPTQLIVGAAVLLAIAAIASLSLGPTGITLSSLPRAIASALGFPADSAAAREQLVLIDIRLPRTLLAIFVGASLAIAGAMMQGLFRNPLADPGLIGVSSGAALAAVATIALANGIAAPILAPFGVYALPVAAFLGGAVTTGVLVAVAGRHGQLMVGTLLLAGIAVGALAASLTGLIAFASDDRELRDLTLWMMGSLGGSNWPKVLAVLPFAILVVIITPRLIRGLNGFLLGEAEAFHLGIDVERTKRAVVVATAASVGAAVAVAGVIGFAGIVVPHVVRLLAGPDHRVVLPGSALLGAVLMLVADIVARMIVRPAELPIGIVMAAIGAPVFLHLVLRRGIGGME; translated from the coding sequence ATGACCGATGACGCTCTGCCTCTGCACGCGCAGCGTACCGAGGGCGTGCAAAGGCTGAGTCCAACGCAGCTGATCGTCGGCGCGGCGGTGCTTCTGGCAATTGCCGCCATCGCCTCGCTGTCGCTTGGCCCGACCGGCATCACCCTGTCGTCGTTGCCGCGCGCCATCGCCTCCGCGCTCGGTTTCCCGGCCGACAGCGCCGCCGCGCGCGAGCAGCTCGTGCTCATCGATATACGCCTGCCGCGCACGCTGCTTGCCATCTTCGTCGGAGCGAGCCTCGCCATCGCCGGCGCAATGATGCAGGGACTGTTTCGCAATCCGCTCGCCGATCCCGGCCTCATAGGCGTGTCGTCGGGCGCGGCCTTGGCGGCGGTGGCGACAATCGCCCTCGCCAACGGCATTGCCGCGCCGATCCTGGCACCGTTTGGCGTCTACGCACTCCCCGTCGCCGCCTTCCTCGGCGGCGCGGTGACCACCGGCGTCCTTGTTGCCGTCGCCGGGCGGCACGGCCAGCTCATGGTCGGCACGCTGCTGCTCGCCGGCATCGCCGTCGGCGCGCTCGCTGCCTCGCTGACCGGTCTCATCGCCTTTGCCAGCGACGACCGCGAGCTGCGCGATCTGACGCTCTGGATGATGGGCAGCCTCGGCGGATCGAACTGGCCGAAGGTGCTTGCGGTGCTGCCGTTTGCGATCCTCGTCGTGATCATCACGCCGCGGCTGATCCGAGGCCTAAACGGGTTCCTGCTCGGCGAGGCGGAAGCTTTTCACCTCGGCATCGACGTCGAACGGACCAAACGCGCAGTCGTCGTGGCGACCGCAGCCTCGGTGGGCGCCGCCGTGGCCGTCGCCGGTGTCATCGGCTTCGCCGGCATCGTCGTGCCCCATGTCGTGCGGCTGTTGGCCGGGCCCGATCACCGCGTCGTTCTGCCGGGCAGCGCGCTGCTCGGCGCCGTGCTGATGCTCGTCGCCGACATTGTCGCGCGCATGATCGTGCGGCCCGCCGAGCTGCCGATCGGCATCGTCATGGCTGCGATTGGCGCACCGGTCTTCCT
- a CDS encoding heme/hemin ABC transporter substrate-binding protein, with protein MTDIRALRLAMICAALLTGAALLSVARAEQMITDASGRQVKVADTSRILSIGGDVTEILYALKADDKIIAVDSTSQFPDEALKTKANVGYLRALSSEGVLSTNPSLIIAGKDAGPPPVVAVLKASSIPYIEVPDTQTPEGVAAKIRFIASVVGAQAAGDALAKDIENDFALLAEQRSKIGKPKRALFILSVQNGRATIGGSGTSADAMIKLAGGENVAAGAQGYKPLADEAAVELAPDAIVTMQHGRNGPPSAHIATVKSLQGSPALQNHQVIEMNGLYLLGFGPRCARAARELMIALYPELAQKRASSSE; from the coding sequence ATGACTGACATCCGTGCATTGCGCCTGGCGATGATTTGCGCCGCGCTTCTCACTGGCGCCGCGCTCCTCTCGGTTGCGCGCGCCGAGCAGATGATCACCGATGCGAGTGGCCGGCAGGTCAAGGTCGCCGACACGTCGCGCATCCTGTCGATCGGCGGCGACGTCACCGAAATCCTCTATGCGCTGAAGGCCGACGACAAGATCATCGCTGTCGACTCGACCAGCCAGTTTCCGGATGAGGCCCTGAAGACCAAGGCCAACGTCGGCTACTTGCGCGCGCTGTCGTCGGAGGGCGTATTGTCGACCAACCCGTCACTCATCATCGCCGGCAAGGATGCCGGCCCGCCGCCTGTCGTCGCGGTGCTGAAGGCGTCGTCGATTCCGTATATCGAGGTTCCCGACACCCAAACACCCGAAGGCGTCGCCGCCAAGATCCGCTTCATCGCCTCGGTCGTCGGCGCACAAGCGGCCGGTGATGCGCTGGCGAAGGACATCGAGAACGATTTCGCTTTGCTCGCCGAGCAGCGCAGCAAGATCGGCAAACCGAAGCGCGCTCTCTTCATCTTGAGTGTGCAGAACGGCCGCGCCACGATCGGCGGTTCCGGCACGAGCGCCGACGCGATGATCAAGCTCGCCGGTGGCGAGAATGTCGCGGCAGGCGCGCAGGGCTATAAGCCGCTCGCCGACGAGGCCGCCGTCGAGCTGGCACCCGACGCCATCGTAACCATGCAGCACGGCCGCAATGGGCCGCCGTCTGCCCACATCGCCACCGTGAAGAGCCTGCAGGGCAGCCCGGCGCTGCAGAATCACCAGGTCATCGAGATGAACGGCCTTTATCTTCTCGGCTTCGGCCCGCGTTGCGCGCGCGCAGCGCGTGAGCTCATGATAGCGCTCTATCCGGAGCTGGCTCAGAAGCGTGCGAGTTCGTCCGAATGA
- the hemP gene encoding hemin uptake protein HemP, which produces MTTAAEERYRANAISETHETSDRKVRVIVAELLQGGREAILEHDGQDYRLRITANGKLILTK; this is translated from the coding sequence ATGACGACCGCCGCCGAAGAGCGCTATCGCGCCAACGCAATTTCAGAAACCCATGAGACCAGTGACAGGAAAGTGCGCGTTATCGTCGCCGAACTGTTGCAAGGCGGCCGCGAAGCCATACTCGAGCACGATGGACAGGACTATCGGCTGCGTATCACCGCGAACGGCAAACTCATTCTGACGAAGTGA